GCGACGTGACCGCTGATCCACGGCCGGTCCCCTCGGAGGCGGAGTCGACGGCTGAGGAAGCGGACGACGGCGACGGCGGCTACCGCGTCCGCGACCGTCTCGAGCGCCGGGCGATCGCCGTCGCGGCCGTCGTCACCGCGGGCGTGCTCTCGCTGCTGTTTTACTACCCCGTGGCGACGGTGTTCGTCGAGTCGGTGCTCGTCGAGGGGACGCTCACGCTCGCGGTCTTCCTCGAGATCCTGCGCGACCCCTTCTACTTCGGGGATCTCGCCCGGCTGTTCGCCGGCGAGTCGCCGCTGGCGGTGGGACGGGACCTGCTCTCGAGCGACCGCCGGCTGGGGATCGTCGGCTTTACGGCCTACCAGGCGGCGCTCTCGACGGTACTGAGCGTCGCCCTCGGCGTTCCCGCCGCGTACCTGCTCGCCCGCTACGAGTTCCGCGGCCGGCGGCTGTTGCGGTCCCTGACGATCCTGCCGTTCGTGCTGCCCTCGATCATGGTCGCGGTTGGGTTCGTCGCCACCTTCGGGCGCAACGGCACCCTGAACGGTGTTCTGGGGGTGTTCGGGCTCGGTCCGATAGAGCTCATGTTCACGCTCGAGGCGATCCTGATCGCCCACGCCTTCTACAACGCCCCCCTCGTGGCGCGGGTGACGACCGCCGCCTGGGAGTCCGTCGACGCCAGCGCCGTCGAAACCGCCCGCAGTTTGGGTGCGAGCCCGATGCGGGCCTTTCGCGACGTGATCGCCCCGCAGCTCTACCCGGCGGTGATGATGGGCGCGGCGCTGACGTTCGTGTTCACCTTCGGCACCTTTCCCATCGCCCTGGCTCTCGGCGGCTTCCAGCTGGCGACCGTCGAGGTGTTCGTCTACCGGCTGGTTCGCGACCTCAACTACGCCGAGGCCGCGGCGCTGGCGATCATCGAACTCCTCATCACCCTGGGTATCCTCTACGCCTACCTTCGGTACGAGGCCAGCCACGCCGTCCGCTCGCGGGGGATCCGACCGCTGCCGCGTCACCCGCTGTCCCCGCCGACGCTCTCGGTGCGAGAGCTCCTCCCCCGCGCCGGGCTGGCCGTCTACGCGGTGATCGCCCTGTTCGTCTTCGTCTTCCCCATCGCGAGCATGCTCTACGCGAGCGTCTCCGGCCCCGGCGGTTTCACCCTCGATCACTACCGCTTCCTCGCCGAGCGCCAGGCGACCGGCGCGGCGTTTCAGGTCCGTCCGTGGCCCGCCGTCCGCAACTCCCTGCTCTTCGCCGTCGGCGCGCTGCTCATCGCGCTGCCGATGGGCGTCGTCGTCTCGGTGCTGACGACGCGGCGCTACCGCGGTCGAAAGCTGATCGACGCGGTGGCGATGGCGCCGCTCGCGGTGTCGGGGATCATCGTCGGCCTCGGCCTCCTTCGGGGGCCCGTCTTCGGCATCGAGTTCGCCGGCTGGCGCTTCGCGGTGGGCGGCGCGGTCGCCATCGTCGCCGCACACGCCGTCTCGGGCTACCCGTTCGTGGTCCGAACCGTGGCGCCGGGGCTCGAGGGGATCGACCGCAGCCTGATCGAGTCCGCGCGGGCGCTCGGGGCGTCGCGCTGGCGGGCGCTCGTCGACGTCGAACTGCCGCTGGTGTGGCCGGGCGTCGTCGCCGGCGCCGCCTTCGCCTTCGCCATCTCGATGGGGGAGTTCTCCTCGACGGTCGTCCTCGCGACGGGCACCGACCAGTACACGATGCCGGTGGCGATCGAACGGTTCATCGGCCGTCGGCTCGGACCCGCAACCGCAATGGGAGCCGTCCTGCTGGTGATCACGAGCATCAGTTTCGTCGTCCTCGACAGACTCGGGGGTGAGAGCTTTGGGATCTGACGAACGGGGCGGCCGCGAGAGCGGCGTCGCAGCCTCCGCGGCGGCCGACCGCATCGCCGACGCACCCGGCCCCGACGCCCCCGTCGCCGTGGAACTCGAGGGCGTCACCAAACGATACGCAGAAACGACCGCCGTCGACGACGTCTCCCTGGCGGTGCGCGAGGGCGAGTTCTTCACGCTCGTCGGTCCCTCCGGCTGCGGGAAGACGACCACCCTCAGGCTGGTCGCCGGCTTCGAGGAGCCCACCGCGGGCGTGGTCCGCTTCCGGGGAACCGACGTCACCGGCGTCCCCCCCGAGGATCGGGACGTCGGCGTCGTCTTCCAGAACTACGCGCTGTTCCCGCACATGAGCGTCGGCGAAAATATCGCCTACGGGCTCAAGTTCGCCGATCCGCCCGGCGGGGTGTCCGACGAGCGACGAGTACGCGAACTGCTCGAGCTAGTCGACCTCGAGGGGATGCAGGATCGAGAACCCGACCAGCTGTCAGGGGGACAGCAACAGCGCGTCGCCATCGCCCGCGCGCTGGCCCCCGGCCCGAGCGTGCTGTTGCTCGACGAGCCGATGAGCGCTTTAGACGCCCAGCTCCGCGAGCGCCTCCGCGTGCAGGTGAAGGCGATCCAGCGCGAACTCGGGATCACCACCATCTACGTCACCCACGACCAGGAGGAGGCGCTCGCCATCTCCGATCGGGTGGCGGTGATGCGCGAGGGACGCCCGGATCAGGTCGGCCCGCCCCGGGAGATCTACCGCCGACCCGAGACGCCGTTCGTCGCCTCGTTCGTCGGCGACAACAACGTCTTCGACGGCGAGATCGCCGACCTGCGCTCGACGTCCGACGGCGCGGTCGCCACCGTCAGAGTCGGCGCCGAAACCCTCGAGGTCGCCGCCGACGACCGGTCGCTCTCGGTCGGCGACCGGCTCACGTTCTGCGTGCGCCCCGAGCGCTTCGTCATCGGGAGCGAGGAGAACGCACTCACCGCGACCGTCGCGAGCGCGGAGTTCCTCGGGGAGACGACGCGGGTTCACCTCGAGTGGCAGGAGCGGGAGCTGCTGGTTCGGACGCGAGATCCGCTCTCGGGGGAGGTTACGGTGGGGTTCGATCCTGCGGACGCCCACGTCGTCGACGATTCCTGAGGCCGGTCCCGGCCGATGGCGACCCGCGGGAGCGGACCTGAAGACATATATCAGTGGGGAGACGGACCACTGGCATGAAACGGCGCGCCCTCCTCGCAACGCTGACGACCGGCGCCGCGGCGGCCGTCGCCGGCTGTGCGGACGGGTTCGAAGCGCTCGACTCCGGAGCGTCGAACCGAGAGCCCTACGGCGTCGACGACGACGAGTACGTCGATCCCGACCCCGACGACGATCGGCCGGCGCCGGAGGACGACGAGCGCGCGCTACACGCCGCACTGTACCCCCGGGCCGATCTGGTCGGCAGCGAACACGACCTCGCGCTCGAGGTGTTCGCGGTGCCGGAGGACACCGAGGAACTCGTCTTCGAGCTCGATCTCGGGGTGCTCGACGCACACGGCGTCACCCTCGAGGAGCCCGAACTCGACGTGGAGTTCGTCGAGGGCGACGGCTACGACGAGTCCGACGGGCTCGAGCTCGCGGTGGCGGGCGCCGACGGGAACGCCCTCGAGTTGACCCTGACGACCCTCGAGGCGTTCCACGCCGTCGCCGTCTTCTCGCTGGTCGGGTTCGACACGAGCGAGGCCGGAGCGGCGACGGATCTCGAGTACGGGCTTTCGGTCCGGGATCACGACGCCGAGGTGCGATCAGGGACGTTCGATCTCGTCGATCTCGAGAACCAGTCGCCGACGGTTTCTCCGAGAGAGCTATTTACCGGCCGGGAGACACAACGACAGCGGATCGACCTCGAGTGGCTCCGCCCAGCGGGGGAGGAGATCAGGGTCGAGATCGACGTCACCGCCCTCGAGGAGTACGGCTCGCTCGAGGAGACGACGGTCGATCGAACGGAGTTCGTGGGCGGAACCGTCGAGCACGCGGCGGTCGAGGGCGGAATCGTCTCGCTCGAGCTGGCCGTCCCGCCCGACGGCGAGTACGCGACCGGTCAGGTGACGATCGCCGAGATGGACGTCTCGGTCGAGGAGCCCGTCGAGGACGTGATATACGGGGTGTCACTCGAGGGCGTCGTCGACGACGACGCCAAGGTCGAGCCGTTCGAGATCGGTAACTGGGTTTTCAAGACAGAGGCCGAAGCCGCCGAAGACGACGCCGAGGAGTAACGACGAAACCGGGACGGGGCGACGGGGCAACGGCCGCGTTCGACACGCGCCGTCTCGACGGCCCCGCGAGACCGGCTACAGGACGAGCCAGACCACGGAGAAGAGGATGAGCACGCCGGTGATATCACAGACGTTCGTGACGACCGGTATCGTCGTGTCGTCGGGATCGTAGCCCAGCCGAAAGGAGACGTAGACGGAGACGGAGCTGACGACGACGACCCACGCCGCCAGCAGCATCCCGCTGACCATCGTGATGAACAGCAGCGTTCCGAGCCCCAGGGTCCCGCCGAGCGCGCGACCGATCGCCCACGAGGCGACCCCGAGGAGGACGAAGACGGTCGCCGCCAGCCCGAACACCGCGACGACGTTCGCCCGGACGTTCGGATTGCTCGGCGAGAACTCGAGGGTCCCGAGGTGAAGCTGGGTGGACAGCCGCGCGCACATGATCGAGCCGAGGTTGCCCGCGGTGCCGATCATCACCGGGACGAGGACGAGCAGCGACGGGTTCTCGAGCAACTGGTCTTCGAACGTCTCGAGGACCGCCCCCGAGCCCATCTGGAGCGCCGAGAGGACGACCAGTAGCGGCACGAGCGTGGTGACGATCCCGGCGACGGTCCACTCGTCGATGAACTCCTCGACGCCCAGCAGTTCGGGGCCGGCATCGGCGTCCGGCTCGCCGTCGGCGCTCACAACACCACCCCCGCGACGTAGACGCCGACGAGCAGGAACGCGACGCCGAAGACGTCGCCGACGGTCGTGACGACCGGGCCGATGACGTTGTCGGGATCGAGCCCGTGCTGGTAGCCCTTGAAGACCACCGTCAGGAGCACCCCGAGCATCGCGACCGCGCTCAACAGTGCGGCGACCAGCAGGATCACCACGAGCTCGAGTAAGTTCCCGCTTCGACCCAGCGCCAGCAGGACGACCCAGGCGAGGACGGCGATGAACACCGAGACGATGATCCCGTTGAGAAACGAGGCGATCACGGCGTTTCGCAGGCGGTCGTTCCACTCGAAACGGGGTTCGATCAGTCCCTTGTGGAGGCCGCTCGAGAGCCTGGCGCCGAGCGAGCCGTAGACGCCGCCGCGGGTCGCGAGAAACGCCGGCAGTAACAGGAGCAGCCCGGGAACGCTCTCGATCCCGTCCCGCATCGTCTCGGTACCGAGAACCGTTCCGGCGAAGAGGCCCGCCACCAGGCTCACGAGGATAACCGGGAGGGCCTGGCGGTAGACGTCGAGGGCGGAGTCGTAGCCCAGCATCTACTGAGACGTGTTTCTCGAGGAGCTTTACAGATGTGTCGGCACGGAGCCGTGCGGACGACCGACCCACGTCGGTGTAACGCGTCGCCCGGCCGGCTGGGTGCGAAACCGATCCTCGACCGACGGAACGCGCGCCCCGATCGGCCGCTACCGCCGACGGCGCGGTCCGTCGGCACGGCGTCAGTCTTCCCCCGGCAGGATGTCCCCGAGCGCGCCGCCGACGGCCATCGCGGTGAAGACGACCGACACCTGACAGAGGTGGACCCACGGCTCCGCCCAGTCGACCCGGCCCCACAGCGTCATCATCAGCGCCGCGGTGGCGAACGCGATCGCGAGCACCCACACCGGCCGGCGCGGGACCACGCCGAAGTAGGGGTCGTGTATCTGGACCTCCTGAAACCCCGCGACGTAGAGGATGCCGACGACCAGCGCCGCCGCGAAGGCGAGGTTAGCGACGAAGAACGCCGGCGTCGCCGCGAGAAACTCGCCGATCTCGTGGACGCCGTCTTCGACCAGCAGCGGCAGTCCGAAGACGACGCTCCCGACGAACGCCTCGGCTTTGTCCTTGCGCGTGAACTCCGTGATGACGGCGCCGAAGACGCCGTTGTCGGTGACCCGGCGAGTCAGACGGATCGCGTCTCGCACCTCCCGGCGCTCCTCCGGCGCGTCGACCGTCTCCTCGAGGCTCTCGAGTTGGGTCAACACGTCCTCGATCGTCGGATCGGACGGGGGCGGTGAGTCGGGGGGCCGGTTCGACTGACGGGACATACGAAACGCACTCGAGTCGAGGGCGGAAAAGCCGTCGACTCGCGGGTGCGTTCGCCGCGGCTCGCGGGCGCAAAAAACCGGCACTGTTTTGCGCGACCGTGTGCCAGTGTGTGCATATGAAACACGCGAAGGGCCCACTGCTCTCGATCGACCTGAGCGAGCGCGAGGCGACCACCGAGGAGATCGACGACCTCCTCGAGACCTACGTCGGCGGCCGCGCCGTCGGCACCAAACTCGCCCACGACCGGATCCCGTTCGACGCGGACCCGCTGGGCGCGGAGAACCGCCTCTACCTCTCGACGGGGCCGTTCCAGCACTCCCAGATGAGCTTCACCGGCCGGATGTCGGCGACCGCGCTCTCGCCGCTCACCGACGGCCTGCTCTCCTCGAACGCCGGCGGCTTCCTCTCGCGGAACTTCACCGCGACGGGGTACGGCGCCGTCGAAATCGTCGGCGAGAGCGACGAACTCGTCATCGTTCACGTCACCGACGAGGGGGTCGAGTTCGAGGCCGTTCCGGATCTCGCGGGCGCGGAAACCTCCGAGATCTGTGACTACATCGAAGACGAGCACGGCCTCGAGGAGGACCACACCGCCACCGTCGGCCCCGCCGGCGAGAACGAGGTCCGCTTCGCGTCGCTGATGACCTCCCGCGAGCGGGCGTTCGGCCGCGGCGGCCTCGGCGCCGTTCTGGGCGCGAAGAACGTGAAGGCGATCACGTTCGACGGCGACTCAGGTGCCGAAATCGAGATTCCGCCGCTGCAGATGGACGTCCACCGCGAGGCCGCCCAGTCGGATCACATCATGAAGCGCCAGGGAACCTCCTCGATGACGGAGTTCGCGAGCACCGTCAACGCCCTGCCCACCTACTACTTCTCGGAGCTCTCCTTCGAGGGCGCCGAGGGAATCAGCGGCGACCGCGTCGAGGAGAAGAAGTACAAGAAGGGGACCTGCTCGGCGTGTGCGTTCGCCTGCAAGCTCCCCACTCGCGACGAGGAGAGCGGCCTCGAGACCGAGGGCCCCGAGTACGAGACCGTGATGGCCTTCGGCTCGAACTCGGGGGTGGACGACATCGTCGACGTGATGCAGTCGAACAAGCTCTGTGACGAACTCGGGATGGACACCATCTCGGCGGGCGACACCGTCGCCGCCTACCTCGCGAGCGAAGACGAGTTCGGCAACGTCGAACTGATCCACGAGACCGTCGAGAAAATCGCCCACCGCGAGGGGATCGGCGACACGCTCGCGGAGGGCGTCGAGCGCTGTTACGACGAGCTGGGCGTCGACAACTGGACCGTGAAGGGCATGGAGTTCCCCGCCCACGACGGGCGCACCCTGAACGGCCAGGGGCTCGCCTTCGCCACCTCGAACCGCGGCGCCGACCACATGTACGCCGAGTTCTACTCGCTCGAGTACCCCCTCGTCGACGAGGACCAGGCGCTGGACAAGGAAGGGCTCGAGGGCAAGCCGCCGAAGGTCGTCGAGAAGGAGAACCTCAACGTCATCAAGGACAGCGCCGTCCTCTGTAAGTTCTCGCGGGACTTCGTCACGCCCGATCGGCTGGAAACCTTACTCGACGCCGACTACGAGGACCTCCTCGAGATCGGCGCCGAAGTCGTCAGCCTCGAGCGTCACTTCAACAACCAGCGCGGGATGAACCGGAACGACGACACGGTGCCCTACGCCGACGACCTCGAGGGGTTCGAGGAGGCGCTCGACGCCTACTACGAGGAGCGGGGCTGGAACGACGATGGCACGGTTCCCGAGGGAGCCATCGGCGGTGCGGAAGCCGCGACCGCGGACGACTGATCGGCTTCTACTGCGGCGAGTCGGCGGCGGGCGCTTCGCCGCCGGCTTCGTAGCGTTCGAGAGCGGCGCTCGCGTAGCGGTAGCCGACGAGACCGGCCGCGACGGCGCCGATCGACGTCGCGGCCACGCCGGCCGGCGCGAGCGACGACCCGCTGCCGACCAGCCAGAAGCCCGCGAAGGCGGGAAGCGCGAGGAGAACCATCGCGAGGAGGTGCGCCACCATCGCCGAGAGCTCCGGCGGGGTCAACGACGCGGCCATCGGCCCCTCGAGCGTCGGGAGGAACGCCCCGACGCCGAGCGAGATGCCGACGCTCGCGAGCGTCAGGGCGGCCCCGACGGCGACGAGCGCGACCAGCGAGACGCCGTCGTAGCCGCCCACGACGCCGGTCACGACGGCGACGGCGACGGCCAGCGGAACGCCCGGGACGAGCGCCGCGAGGGCGTGGCCCCGCAGCACCGCCCGCCGGCCGCCGGGTGTCGTGAGCAACACCGGCAGCGCGATCCGCTCGTTGCCGATCGGGTTGAGCGTCGTCCCCATCCCGACCGCGGCGGCGACGTACAGCGTGACGAGCGGGGGGACGAACGCCGGCTGTGCGCTCGAGATCTCCGCGGTCACCGGTCCGACCAGCGCGAACGGGAGGACGACGTAGATCATCGCCCGCGGCGACCGGCCGATCCGCCGCCAGACCGCCCGGACGACCGCGGCGGTCTGGCGGCCCGAGACCGCCTCGAGGCCAACTGTTAGCGAGCCAGCGAGGCCACCCGCGTCAGCGTCGACGGTGCCGTCGTCGAGGACGGCCTCGGCGAACCAGAGCGACCGCGCCGCGACGAGAACCGTCGCCGTCGCCAGCGCCGCGATTCCGGCACTGCCGACCAGCGCCGCGAGCGCGCGGACGGGGTCGGCGCCGCCGTCGGGCGTGGTCACCAGAATCAGGTCGCCGTACCAGCCGAGCGGCGTCGCCGCGAGCGCCCCGCCGGCGGTCCGGCTGAGCGCGAGCCCCATGAACGTCGCGAAGACGACGACGATCCCGACGCCGTAGCGGGCGGCGTACAGCCGCGGCGAGCGCCGGATCAGCGCCCGCACGCCGAGGCCCGCCGCCGTCCCGGCGAGCAGTCCGGTCAGCACGACGGCGAGTCCGCCGACCAGCGCGCCCACCGCCGTGACCGGGGCGCCGGTTCCCGCGGCGAACGCGACCGCCCCGGCGACCGCGACCGGGCCGACGAACCACGCGTTCTCGAGCAGTTCGTCGACGAGCACGCCGGCGATCGCCGTCGGCAGCGAGAGCGCGGTGACGAGTTCGACCGGCGGCTCCTCCCAGTCGTCGCTCGTCGTCGCCCCGAGTGCGGCGAGGACGGTGACGACGACGACGCCGATGGCGCCGATCTCCCGGGTGAGCGCGGCGACGGCGGCGGCGTTTTCGCCGGCGACGGTGCCGTAGTGATAGGCGCCGGGTTCGGGCCAGAACGCCGCGTACAGCGGCAGCGGCAGCGAGCCGACGATCACCAGCACGCCGACGGTCGCACCGAGGAGGACCGCCAGGCCGAGCTGCGGGTGTTTGCGCCGCCGACGCAGTTCGACGCGGTGGCGAACGGCCGCGATGAAGGCGATCGTCCGGGACCGGCTCATGAAGACTGCGCGGTGTAGGCGTCGTCGTCCGTGCCTGTCACCTCGAGGAAGACGTCTTCCAGGCTGCCCGCCCCGGCGCCGCGTTCCGCGCGGCGCTTGAGTTCGGCCGGCGTCCCCTCGGCGACCAGCCGGCCGTCGTGGAGGACGCCGATCGCGTCCGCAAGCTCGTCGACGACCGAGAGGATGTGCGTCGACAGAAAGATGGTCATCTCCCGGTCCGCGAGGTCGGCGATCGTCTCGCGCATGGTGCGGGCGGCGCGGGGATCGAGACCGCTCGTGGGCTCGTCGAGAAACGCGACGCTGGGTTCGTGGAGCACCGCCTGAATGACGCCGACCTTCTGGCGCATCCCCTTCGAGTAGGTGTCGATTCGCTTGTCGGCGTCCTCGTGGAGGTCGAAGCGCTCGAGCAGCGCCTCGATGCGGTCGTCGGCCTCCTCCGACGGCAGCTCCCGGAGTCCGGCGACGTACTCGAGCTGTTCGCGACCGGTCAGCTCGTCGTACAGCGGCGGCTCCTCGGGGAGGTAGCCGATGTGGGGGGTGACGGCGTCGCGGTCGGTGACGTCGTAGCCGGCGACGCGGGCCACCCCCGACGTCGGCCGCGTCAGCGTCGTCAGCATCCGCATCGTCGTCGTCTTCCCCGCACCGTTGGGGCCGAGAAAGCCGTAGACACGCCCTCGAGGGATTTCGATCGAGAGCCCGTCGACGGCGGCTTCGTCGCCGTAGCGCTTGGTGAGCTCCCGGGTTTCGATGGCGAGATCGGACATTCGTTACGCGGACTTGTCTCGGGATAGTAATAACGGTGTCTGTCGCGACACTCCCGTCGCGCTCGGGGCTACTCGTCCTCGTCGTTTCGCGGCCGGTTCGGGCGCACGTCGTCTTCTCGAGAGGGGTGGACGTTGATCCCGTGACCCCGGTAGGGGTCCTCGTCGGGGTCGTAGAACAGTTCGCTTCGCTCGAAGAGGTACATGAAGAAGCCGAACAGCGGCACCGCGGCCGTGATCGCCGTCCACTTCCGGCGCTCGAGGGGCACTCGCCCGGTGTCCCAGTAGACGAACGCCGTCAGTCCGACGTGCCACAGGAGGGGGATGCCGACGATCACGGCCAGGAGGACGGTGTCCATACGTATCCGTCGTACCCGAACGGCCCTAAACTCCGCGCCTGTTCGCGTGGAGACGCCCCGGAAACGACGGCGAAGAAGAACAACTGGCATACGGGTACCCCTCGTTCGTGGTACCGATGCGACGAACGGTACTGGTCGTACTCGTCGCGGCGCTGGTCGCACTCGCCGGCTGTAGCGGCGAGACGGGTCCGGAGCCCGACAACGAGTCCGCGCCCGACGACGCCGACGACCTCGAGTCCGCACACGCGGAAGCCGACGGTAACGGCGACGAGACCGACGACGGAGACGACGAGACGGCCGAAAGCGGCGACGAGACCGACGACGGAGACGACGAGACGGCCGAAAGCGGCGACGAGACGGATTCACAGGAGGCGGACGACGACCGCGAGACCGACGAGGACGGTGACGGCGGGACGGATACCGACGAGAGCGGGACGGACGACTCGAGCGCCGACGCCCACGCGGTCGACGGCGAACTCGAGATCCACCACATCGACGTCGGCCAGGCCGACGCCGCGCTGTTGATCGAGCCCTCGGGCGAGACCATGCTGATCGACACGGGCGACTGGCGGCAGGACGGCTCCGGCGTAATTTCCTCCCTCGAGGCCCAGGGCGTCGACCGGATCGACCACCTGGTGGCGACCCACGCCCACGCCGACCACATCGGCGGTCACGCCGCGGTGATCGAACACTACGAGACCGAGGGCGACGGCGTCGACGCGGCGTACGATTCCGGCGTGGCACACACCTCACAGACCTACGAGAGCTACCTCGACGCGGTCGAGGACCACGACGTCACCCTCTACGAGGTCCAGGAGGGCGACTCGGTCGCCTTCGGCGACGCGCACGTCGAGTTCTACAACCCGCCGGCGGGCGATTCGGGAACCGACCTCCACTACAACAGCGTCGCGCTCACCGTCGCGTTCGGCGAGGTGACCTACCTGACGACCGGCGACGCCGAGGACGGCGCGGAGGCGCGGATGGTCGACGCCTACGGCGACGACCTCGCCGCCGACGTCTACCAGGCGGGCCACCACGGCTCCTCGACGAGTTCGACCGCGCCCTTCCTCGACGCAGTCGACCCCAGTGTGGCGGTGATCTCGAGCGCGTACGGCAGCCAGTACGGTCACCCCCACGACGAGGTGCTCGAGTCGTTCGGCGACCGCGGGATCGAAACCTACTGGACCGGCGTCCACGGCGCCGTGGTCGTGACGACCGACGGCGAGACGGTGGCGGTCGAACCCGCCAGTGAGGGGCCGACCGACGGCTCCGAGCTCATCGACGAGAAGCCTGCCGACGATGACGACACGGCCGCCCTGATCCACCCGGCGGTTGATGTGACTGGCGCGCCTACGACCGGTTAATGGGAGACGCCGAACCCGAACCGGCCGTTGCCGTTCTCGACCGGATCGTCGACGGGAGCGCGGTGTTGTTGCTCGAGGCCGACGGCGAGGTCGTCGACGAGCGCATCGTCGAGGTAACGGCCCTGCCCGAAGAGGGACGCCACGAGGGAGCCGTTTTCGACGTCGATATCGAAGACGGCCTCGAGGCGACCTACCGACCGGACGAGGAACGGGAGCGACGGGAGCGCGCACAGGAGCGGTTCGACCGGCTCTCGAGGCGCCTGGGCGAGGAGTAGGCGGCGAGCCGAGTCCGCGGCGTTCACCCGCACCGCCGTGTTCGGCCGAGATGCACGCGACTCGCCGTCGTCCGAACGAAAAATCCGTTCGGAAAGAATCGATGTCTCGAGAGCGGCCGCCTCAGCCCCAGAGCGCCGCCGCGAGCGAGCCGACAACGCCAGTTCCGGAGCCGTCGTCGTCGGCCGCTATTCGGGTCGTTCGCGCGTCGTGGTCCTCGTCGGGGAGCGCGACCGCACCGAACTGCGAGACGAACAGCAGCGCGATCGCTCGCTCGAGGCCCGCCTCGACGACGTCGCCCTCGCCGGCGGGTGCCTCCTCGGCGAGCGCCGTTGCGGCCGCCTCGATCTCGCCGACGATCTCATCGGGGTCGTCGTCGGGATCGATCGTCTCGTGGAACCGGTGGCCGGCGAGCCTCGCGACGCCCGCGACCGCCCGTCGGTCGTCCGCGGCGGCCTCGAGGACGTCTTCGACCGTCGCCTCCGCGTCAGTCGCCGTTCCCGCGGCACCGGGCTCGTCGTGGATCTCGGGCTCGAGACCCAGACCCTCGTAGAGTTCGGCCATCGTCGGCGCGTAGTCGTCGAGACCCGCGTCGAGCCAGCCGTCCGCGTCAGCAGAGACCTTGTAGCCGGCGAAGGCGTTCTTCTCGGCCTCACCGAGCTGGCCCGCCGGCGCCTCGAGGTCGTCGTCTATCTCCTCGATCGCGTCGGCGTCGAACGCCTCGCTTTCGGTGCCGTATATCGGCGCGGCAACGGCGTTCCAACCGGGCTCGAGGTCGGTGCCGTCCGGATCGTCGCGCAACCCCGGCGGGACGCTCTCGTCGTACTGGAAGTCGACGACGGCTCTGACGCCCTCTTCGGGCTCGATCCTGAACGCCGACAGCGTGTCGACGTGCTGAAGCGCGCCCGAGCCGGTGACGGTCTGCCACACCTGGTCGTCCTGGTTCCAGGCTTCAACGGTGCCCGCGAACTCGTCGGGACCGGCGACGCCGAACAGCTCCCAGATCGTCCGGTCGGTCGGACCGGGGGTTCCGAGTCCGTACTCGCCGCCGGGCTCGAGGACGAGGTCGACCGCGATGGCTGTCGGCTCCGAGCGGTCGACCTCCTCGGGCGGCGCCGTCAGGAAGGGCGAGTACGCGATGTCGCCGTCGGCAATAGTGTCGTCGTACGTTCGATCGCCGAGGTAGTTCAGGCGGACGTCGAACGGGCCGTCCGGCGCGGCGAACCCGTCGTCGGGTTCGCCGACGAACGGCACGTCGGTGGCCGAGAGGTCGTTGAACCTGGCGAGGACGGCGTCGGCATCGAGCCCGAAGATGCCACCGTCGAGATCGATCCCGATTTCGGCGTCGATCCGGTTGTCCTCGTAGGTCGTCAGCTCGCCCGTCTGGACGATTCCGGTGTCCGAAACGTCGAGTTCGTTGTCGGTGACGTGGAGTTCGCTGTCGCCGAGTCCGAGATCGCCGACGCGGACGCCGACGGCGGCGTCGACGACGCTGTTGTTCGCGACCGTGCCGGCGAGGTCCTCGACGAGGATGCCGTTGTCGCGGTCGGCGAGCGGGTCGTCGTCGTCGGGACCGGTGATCTCGTTGTCCTCGATCGTGCTCTCGCCGCTGCCGGTGAAGTCGCCGTC
Above is a genomic segment from Natrononativus amylolyticus containing:
- a CDS encoding aldehyde ferredoxin oxidoreductase family protein translates to MKHAKGPLLSIDLSEREATTEEIDDLLETYVGGRAVGTKLAHDRIPFDADPLGAENRLYLSTGPFQHSQMSFTGRMSATALSPLTDGLLSSNAGGFLSRNFTATGYGAVEIVGESDELVIVHVTDEGVEFEAVPDLAGAETSEICDYIEDEHGLEEDHTATVGPAGENEVRFASLMTSRERAFGRGGLGAVLGAKNVKAITFDGDSGAEIEIPPLQMDVHREAAQSDHIMKRQGTSSMTEFASTVNALPTYYFSELSFEGAEGISGDRVEEKKYKKGTCSACAFACKLPTRDEESGLETEGPEYETVMAFGSNSGVDDIVDVMQSNKLCDELGMDTISAGDTVAAYLASEDEFGNVELIHETVEKIAHREGIGDTLAEGVERCYDELGVDNWTVKGMEFPAHDGRTLNGQGLAFATSNRGADHMYAEFYSLEYPLVDEDQALDKEGLEGKPPKVVEKENLNVIKDSAVLCKFSRDFVTPDRLETLLDADYEDLLEIGAEVVSLERHFNNQRGMNRNDDTVPYADDLEGFEEALDAYYEERGWNDDGTVPEGAIGGAEAATADD
- a CDS encoding ABC transporter ATP-binding protein; this encodes MSDLAIETRELTKRYGDEAAVDGLSIEIPRGRVYGFLGPNGAGKTTTMRMLTTLTRPTSGVARVAGYDVTDRDAVTPHIGYLPEEPPLYDELTGREQLEYVAGLRELPSEEADDRIEALLERFDLHEDADKRIDTYSKGMRQKVGVIQAVLHEPSVAFLDEPTSGLDPRAARTMRETIADLADREMTIFLSTHILSVVDELADAIGVLHDGRLVAEGTPAELKRRAERGAGAGSLEDVFLEVTGTDDDAYTAQSS
- a CDS encoding ComEC/Rec2 family competence protein is translated as MRRTVLVVLVAALVALAGCSGETGPEPDNESAPDDADDLESAHAEADGNGDETDDGDDETAESGDETDDGDDETAESGDETDSQEADDDRETDEDGDGGTDTDESGTDDSSADAHAVDGELEIHHIDVGQADAALLIEPSGETMLIDTGDWRQDGSGVISSLEAQGVDRIDHLVATHAHADHIGGHAAVIEHYETEGDGVDAAYDSGVAHTSQTYESYLDAVEDHDVTLYEVQEGDSVAFGDAHVEFYNPPAGDSGTDLHYNSVALTVAFGEVTYLTTGDAEDGAEARMVDAYGDDLAADVYQAGHHGSSTSSTAPFLDAVDPSVAVISSAYGSQYGHPHDEVLESFGDRGIETYWTGVHGAVVVTTDGETVAVEPASEGPTDGSELIDEKPADDDDTAALIHPAVDVTGAPTTG
- a CDS encoding DUF3006 family protein, yielding MGDAEPEPAVAVLDRIVDGSAVLLLEADGEVVDERIVEVTALPEEGRHEGAVFDVDIEDGLEATYRPDEERERRERAQERFDRLSRRLGEE